In Candidatus Poribacteria bacterium, the sequence CACCCTTTCGCACCGTTAAGCACTTTGAGCTCGCCACGGTAGCTGGAACGGCCTCCGTCCTTACTAATCGATTTGGAGGTGATGCGCGAATTGGTGTTCGGTGCACAGTGGATGACCTTACCGCCGGCGTCCTGATGTTGTCCATTGGTTGCGAAAGCGATTGAGAGGATTTCTCCGTGGGCACCCGGCTCCATCATATAAATGCTTGGATACTTCATCGTGAGTTTTGAGCCCAAGTTGCCGTCGATCCATTCCATGTGGGCATCTTCGTAAGCCATCGCTCGCTTGGTTACGAGATTATATACATTATTCGCCCAGTTTTGGATGGTGGTGTAGCGCACACGCGATCCTTTCTTGCAGATAATCTCGACGACAGCGCTGTGCAACGATTCGCTGGAAAAGGTGGGAGCTGTGCAACCTTCGACGTAATGCACCTCCGCGCCTTCGTCGGCAATAATCAGCGTCCGCTCAAACTGACCCATGTTTTCGCTGTTGATACGGAAGTACGCCTGCAGCGGGTAATCGACCTTCACGCCGGGCGGAACATAGATGAAAGAACCTCCCGACCAGACCGCCGAGTTGAGCGCAGCAAGTTTGTTATCCGCGGACGGAATCACTGTACCGAAATACTCTTTGACCAGATCCGGATATTCACGAATAGCTGTATCGGTATCGACGAAGATAACGCCAATCTTCTCCAACTCTTCTTCGATGTTGTGGTAGACAACTTCCGAATCGTATTGGGCACCGACACCGGCGAGGAATTTTCGTTCCGCTTCCGGGATGCCGAGTCGATCAAAGGTTTTCTTGATGTCGTCCGGAACATCGTCCCAACTTCGCTCGACCCGATCGGAGGCTTTGACATAGTAGTAGATGTCGTCGTAGTCGAGTCCAGAGAGGTCGCCGCCCCATTTTAGATCGGGTTTCTGCTTGAAGATTTCATAGGCTTTCAGCCGGTATTCACGCATCCAATCGGGTTCGTCTTTGACATCACACATCTCGTTGATGACCCCAGTATCCAAACCCTTTCGTGATTTAAAAACAGGCTTCACATCATCATGAAATCCGTATTTATATTCGCTGCTTACGCCGATGTCTACCGTCTCGTTCGGCTTTTCTTGTTCTGCCATTTTCTGTATTTCCTTTCCATTTTCGGTGGATCTGTTTTGTTTTTGGCTGATGTTAAGAAATTGTGCAACAGAAACCGAGTTTTTCCGAACCCCCTAAATCCCCCTAATCAGGGGGACTTATGAACGCGCTGCGTAAGTCCTATTGTTTTTATGTTCTTAAAGAGGGCAATGTATCTTCAACCTCAGTTTCGACAATAACGTCCGTGAGACCGTGCGCCTCACGAATGGGATCGTACCCCTTCTCCTCTAACAGCTCAGCGAGTTCCCAGCCTCCGGATTCGACCACTCTTCCGTCAAGCAGAATGTGTATGAACTGCGGACGGATGTAGTTGAGCAGGCGCGGGTAGTGGGTAATAATCAACACACCGAGGTTTGGACCAATCAATTGATTGACGCTTTCGCCAACGATACGGACTGCGTCAATATCTAGCCCCGAATCGGTTTCGTCAAGGATAGCGATCTTGGGTTCAAGCATCGCTAGTTGTAGGACTTCGGCTCTTTTCTTCTCGCCCCCGGAGAACCCGTCGTTGAGGTAGCGTCGTGCGAACGATTCATCGACGCCGAGCTGTTTCATCTTTGCACGCAACTCACGTCGAAACTCTCGCATTGGGATGAGTTCGGATGTA encodes:
- the sufB gene encoding Fe-S cluster assembly protein SufB, whose translation is MAEQEKPNETVDIGVSSEYKYGFHDDVKPVFKSRKGLDTGVINEMCDVKDEPDWMREYRLKAYEIFKQKPDLKWGGDLSGLDYDDIYYYVKASDRVERSWDDVPDDIKKTFDRLGIPEAERKFLAGVGAQYDSEVVYHNIEEELEKIGVIFVDTDTAIREYPDLVKEYFGTVIPSADNKLAALNSAVWSGGSFIYVPPGVKVDYPLQAYFRINSENMGQFERTLIIADEGAEVHYVEGCTAPTFSSESLHSAVVEIICKKGSRVRYTTIQNWANNVYNLVTKRAMAYEDAHMEWIDGNLGSKLTMKYPSIYMMEPGAHGEILSIAFATNGQHQDAGGKVIHCAPNTNSRITSKSISKDGGRSSYRGELKVLNGAKGCKSNVECDALILDEDSRSDTYPVIQIDADDVNVGHEARVSKIGEEQLFYLMSRGLSEEEASTMIVNGFIEPLVKELPMEYAVEMNRLIQLQMEGSVG
- the sufC gene encoding Fe-S cluster assembly ATPase SufC, which encodes MSTELVIKNLHVSVEDQPIIKGLNLNVKQGEIHALMGPNGSGKSTLANALMGNPFYTIDSGEVTIGGENILELDPNERAKLGLFLAFQYPTAIPGVSMANFLRMAVSAVRSEDSNGSDTSELIPMREFRRELRAKMKQLGVDESFARRYLNDGFSGGEKKRAEVLQLAMLEPKIAILDETDSGLDIDAVRIVGESVNQLIGPNLGVLIITHYPRLLNYIRPQFIHILLDGRVVESGGWELAELLEEKGYDPIREAHGLTDVIVETEVEDTLPSLRT